The following proteins are encoded in a genomic region of Acetobacter oryzoeni:
- a CDS encoding anti-phage deoxyguanosine triphosphatase: protein MTSDLSFFEEQFPENQPKRAGDPRSPFQRDRSRIMHSAAFRRLQGKTQVMGVGEGDFHRTRLTHSIEVAQVGYGLLQVLKSNKKTLPRPVLKWLPKRDLIEAACFAHDLGHPPFGHKGEQALHEAMFGHGGFEGNGQTLRILTKLEKYMERGKGLYPTRRLVLAILKYPCSMKYFELDDFKTKPPKSFHDDEKDVVEWALQGFSSADRGHLIKSADGKGAYHTLDCSILELADDIAYGIHDIEDIVARGLATESEVKKAITQAFDGLKSTDLDGLTANLVSECLLSDSFKRKQMISRLVNLFVSSVYIKENTLYSHQLLRFNARLPDPHAKLLKSLKGLAYELIIRKAEVQQLERRGQRVVKKLFDTLLSDPEKLIPQSSWQDGCIESSKERRVCDYIAGMTDSYAERLYKRLFSPGFGSSGDEL from the coding sequence ATGACCTCTGATTTAAGCTTTTTTGAAGAGCAATTCCCTGAAAATCAGCCTAAACGCGCAGGAGACCCCCGTTCGCCATTTCAGAGGGATCGTTCGCGTATAATGCATTCAGCTGCTTTTAGGCGGCTGCAAGGTAAGACGCAGGTTATGGGAGTCGGAGAAGGTGATTTCCATCGCACTCGATTAACTCATTCTATCGAGGTAGCCCAAGTCGGTTATGGTCTACTCCAAGTATTAAAATCCAACAAAAAGACTTTACCTAGGCCGGTTTTAAAGTGGTTACCCAAGCGTGATCTGATTGAAGCTGCATGTTTTGCCCATGATCTTGGTCATCCGCCGTTTGGCCACAAAGGAGAGCAAGCCCTGCATGAAGCCATGTTCGGACACGGAGGATTCGAAGGAAACGGTCAGACCCTTCGTATTTTAACGAAACTCGAGAAGTATATGGAGCGAGGAAAAGGCCTGTATCCAACACGTCGGCTAGTGCTCGCAATATTAAAGTATCCGTGTTCAATGAAATATTTTGAACTTGATGATTTTAAGACGAAACCGCCTAAGTCTTTTCATGATGACGAGAAAGATGTTGTTGAGTGGGCTCTTCAAGGCTTCTCGTCTGCCGATAGAGGTCATCTGATAAAATCAGCTGATGGGAAAGGCGCCTACCACACTCTCGACTGCAGCATTCTCGAACTGGCAGATGACATCGCCTATGGTATTCATGACATAGAAGACATAGTCGCTCGCGGTCTAGCGACCGAAAGCGAAGTCAAAAAAGCAATAACTCAAGCCTTCGATGGACTTAAGAGCACGGATTTGGATGGCCTAACCGCCAATTTAGTCTCTGAATGTCTACTTTCTGACAGCTTTAAACGGAAACAGATGATTTCTAGACTTGTTAATCTTTTTGTCAGTTCTGTATACATTAAAGAAAATACATTATACAGTCATCAGCTTCTCAGATTTAACGCACGTCTTCCCGACCCTCATGCAAAACTATTGAAATCCCTCAAAGGACTAGCCTACGAACTCATAATCAGGAAGGCTGAGGTGCAGCAGCTTGAACGACGAGGTCAAAGAGTCGTAAAGAAACTGTTCGATACTTTACTTTCAGATCCTGAAAAGCTAATTCCCCAATCCTCTTGGCAAGATGGATGTATAGAAAGCTCTAAGGAGCGTCGTGTATGCGATTATATTGCTGGAATGACGGATAGCTACGCAGAGCGTCTCTACAAGCGCCTTTTCAGCCCGGGGTTTGGTAGCAGTGGTGACGAATTGTGA
- a CDS encoding NAD-dependent epimerase/dehydratase family protein, whose amino-acid sequence MTLLVTGAAGFVGFHVTQALLARGEQVIGIDNLNGYYNPQLKQARLALLEAQPQFSFYRCDLGQPENLQELQKKAPNIEGIFHFAAQAGVRYSLKDPYVFADSNVRGHVAMLEFARELPNLKHFVYASSSSVYGRNRKLPFSETDPVDHPGSFYAVTKRAAELASSAYSHLYNIPQTGLRFFTVYGPWGRPDMAYYSFARAIAEGRDVTLYEGASLARDFTYIDDVVAAVLAVYEQMPPATEPRVLNIGNHRPEPVKYLVELLEQALGRKAAIRYLPRPESDVEKTWADITAIQQLTGWAPQTTLEEGIPEFTRWFQSCGHNFS is encoded by the coding sequence TTGACACTTTTGGTAACTGGAGCCGCCGGTTTTGTAGGCTTCCATGTCACGCAGGCCCTTTTGGCACGTGGCGAACAGGTGATTGGGATTGATAATCTGAATGGTTATTATAATCCCCAACTCAAGCAGGCACGTCTTGCCCTGCTTGAGGCACAGCCGCAGTTTTCTTTTTATCGTTGTGATCTGGGTCAACCAGAAAATTTGCAAGAGTTGCAGAAGAAAGCCCCCAATATAGAGGGTATCTTCCATTTTGCAGCGCAGGCAGGTGTGCGTTACTCGCTGAAAGACCCGTACGTCTTTGCAGATTCCAATGTGCGTGGGCATGTGGCGATGTTGGAATTTGCGCGTGAACTGCCGAATTTAAAGCACTTTGTGTATGCGTCTTCCTCTTCTGTATATGGGCGTAACCGCAAACTCCCATTTTCAGAAACAGATCCCGTAGATCATCCGGGGTCTTTTTACGCCGTTACAAAACGCGCGGCAGAACTGGCATCATCTGCCTATAGCCATCTGTATAATATTCCCCAGACGGGTTTGCGGTTTTTTACTGTGTATGGCCCATGGGGTAGGCCAGACATGGCTTATTACAGTTTCGCTCGTGCAATTGCAGAGGGTCGGGATGTCACTCTTTATGAAGGGGCATCTCTAGCGCGGGATTTCACATATATTGATGATGTGGTTGCAGCTGTGCTGGCTGTGTACGAACAGATGCCCCCCGCAACAGAGCCGCGTGTGCTGAATATAGGCAACCATCGGCCGGAACCGGTGAAGTATCTGGTGGAATTGCTAGAGCAGGCTTTAGGCCGTAAAGCCGCAATCCGTTATCTGCCGCGGCCGGAATCTGATGTTGAAAAGACATGGGCCGATATCACCGCCATTCAACAACTCACCGGGTGGGCACCACAAACCACATTGGAAGAGGGTATTCCTGAGTTCACCCGCTGGTTTCAGTCGTGTGGGCATAATTTCAGTTAG
- a CDS encoding outer membrane protein assembly factor BamE: MSSRSLKMLGGAVSLTAMILLSGCATEGNESLKNETVTSIDQKIQDGVTTKAQIRALFGDPRESSFTDSGHEQWRYSFTNASSDAANFIPLYGDLHQGTHGTEKTLTVLFNGDVVWHHTMNASAVKTGSGVF, encoded by the coding sequence ATGTCCTCACGCTCGCTCAAAATGCTCGGCGGTGCTGTTTCCCTGACAGCCATGATCCTGCTGTCCGGCTGCGCCACGGAAGGCAACGAAAGCCTCAAGAACGAAACAGTGACCTCCATCGACCAGAAAATTCAGGATGGCGTCACGACAAAAGCCCAGATCCGGGCCCTGTTCGGCGATCCCCGTGAAAGCTCATTTACCGACAGCGGCCATGAACAATGGCGTTATTCCTTCACCAATGCCTCATCGGACGCGGCGAACTTCATTCCGCTGTATGGCGATCTCCATCAGGGCACACACGGCACCGAGAAAACCCTGACCGTTCTCTTTAACGGTGACGTCGTCTGGCATCACACGATGAATGCCTCGGCGGTCAAAACCGGAAGCGGCGTCTTCTGA
- a CDS encoding LysR family transcriptional regulator: MVDISRLDFNLATTFLALWEERSVSRAARRLSLSQSAVSASLARLREAADDPLFVRTRDGMQPTPRAIAMAEPLQNGATLIQTAFSTVTAFDPATSRQHFSLGMSDDFQIAAGPLIAKRLAEEAPRVSVTFRQANKHRVEALFEAGEIDFAVVAQPNVRSGLQRQEIGRSGYACLLDPVACGLTLPLTLEDYLTLPHLLVSFSGREGIVDHVLKTLGHARRVQSALTHFSALPPFLIGTRAIATLPLHAAQSLAAVSGLTVCAAPIDLGDYSVSILWQRTADNPWMRQIMSDVFLAILPDLEAIYSD; encoded by the coding sequence ATGGTCGATATTTCACGCCTCGATTTCAATCTGGCCACCACGTTTCTGGCACTCTGGGAAGAACGCAGCGTCTCCAGAGCGGCACGGCGACTGTCCCTGAGCCAGTCCGCCGTCAGCGCTTCTCTGGCCCGCCTGCGGGAAGCGGCGGATGACCCCCTGTTCGTCCGCACACGTGACGGCATGCAACCAACCCCTCGGGCAATTGCCATGGCGGAACCGCTACAAAACGGAGCGACGCTGATCCAGACAGCGTTCTCAACCGTCACGGCATTTGATCCGGCAACCAGCCGACAGCATTTCTCTTTGGGAATGTCCGACGACTTCCAGATCGCGGCTGGCCCCCTGATCGCAAAACGTCTGGCAGAGGAAGCCCCACGGGTTTCGGTGACATTCAGACAGGCCAACAAACATCGCGTCGAGGCTCTTTTCGAAGCAGGAGAAATCGACTTTGCCGTTGTCGCACAGCCGAATGTGCGATCCGGATTGCAGCGGCAGGAAATCGGGCGGTCCGGTTATGCCTGCCTGCTTGATCCAGTCGCCTGCGGCCTTACACTTCCTTTGACACTGGAAGATTACCTGACGCTGCCACATCTTCTGGTGTCCTTTTCCGGACGTGAGGGCATCGTGGACCATGTGTTGAAAACTCTGGGCCACGCACGCCGGGTACAATCGGCACTGACGCATTTTTCTGCGCTCCCCCCTTTCCTGATTGGAACGCGTGCCATTGCCACACTGCCCCTCCATGCCGCGCAGAGCCTCGCTGCCGTTTCGGGTCTTACGGTCTGCGCGGCACCCATCGATTTGGGAGACTATTCTGTATCGATCCTCTGGCAGAGAACGGCCGATAATCCTTGGATGCGCCAAATTATGAGTGATGTCTTTCTGGCGATTTTACCGGACTTAGAGGCAATCTATTCAGATTAA
- a CDS encoding recombinase family protein yields MRVVLYARYSSDTQRDASIEDQLRICRTYAEQQGWTIVDSYSDRAISGASLIRPGIQDLITDATAGRFEILLTEAMDRLSRDQEDIAGLFKRMTFAGVKIVTLSEGGEITPLHIGLTGTMNALYLKELANKTRRGLRGRVEQGKSGGGLCYGYDVVRQRDTRGEAICGERAINGEQANIVRRIFRDYADGKSPKAIALSLNAEGHHGPLSGAWSPSTINGNRERGTGILNNELYIGRLVWNRLRYIKNPNTGKRVSRLNPESEWTLHDVPELRIIEQDLWDAVKARQSKTTWSQKSRGTGVHPLNALQRPTHLLTGLIKCGCCGGGFSMISKHHLGCSTARNKGTCENRLTIRRDVLEKSVLNGLQTQMMDPALFKEFCDEFTREINRLRMEKGADLATLKSELPKIERELDKAVQAILDGFASSALKTRMEQLEARKAEIEARLAEAPSPPPLLHPNMAELYRQKIAMLQDSLQNEATGMRAKEAIRSLITRIRLIPENGTLGIFLEGDLAAMLGFATNKKNATHHPDAGVLNKFLVQDSMVAGAGFEPAAFRL; encoded by the coding sequence ATGAGAGTTGTCCTTTACGCCCGCTACTCTTCTGACACTCAGCGTGATGCGTCCATTGAGGATCAACTCCGGATTTGCCGCACGTACGCAGAACAACAGGGATGGACGATCGTCGACAGCTATTCCGACCGGGCAATTTCGGGGGCGTCCTTGATCCGTCCGGGTATCCAGGACCTCATCACCGATGCCACCGCTGGCCGCTTCGAGATCCTCCTGACCGAAGCCATGGACCGTCTGTCCCGCGATCAGGAAGATATTGCCGGCCTGTTCAAGCGCATGACCTTCGCGGGGGTAAAGATCGTCACGCTCTCGGAAGGCGGCGAGATCACCCCCCTTCACATCGGCCTCACTGGCACGATGAATGCACTCTACCTCAAGGAACTGGCCAACAAAACCAGACGCGGCCTGCGCGGTCGTGTCGAACAGGGGAAGTCCGGCGGTGGCCTGTGCTATGGTTACGATGTTGTCCGGCAACGCGATACCCGTGGCGAGGCGATCTGTGGCGAACGCGCGATCAATGGCGAACAGGCCAATATCGTCCGACGGATCTTTCGGGACTATGCTGACGGCAAATCCCCTAAAGCCATTGCCCTGTCTCTGAATGCCGAAGGCCATCACGGCCCCCTGTCCGGGGCCTGGAGTCCGTCAACGATCAATGGCAATCGCGAACGCGGCACGGGTATTCTTAACAACGAACTCTATATTGGGCGCCTCGTGTGGAACCGCCTGCGCTATATCAAGAACCCCAACACCGGCAAACGCGTCTCGCGCCTCAACCCTGAATCCGAATGGACTCTTCACGACGTTCCTGAACTGCGGATTATCGAGCAGGATCTCTGGGATGCGGTCAAAGCCCGTCAAAGCAAGACGACCTGGTCTCAGAAATCCCGCGGCACTGGCGTTCATCCGCTCAACGCCCTGCAGCGTCCGACCCATCTTTTGACAGGCCTCATCAAATGCGGCTGTTGCGGCGGTGGCTTCTCGATGATCTCGAAACATCACCTCGGCTGCTCAACAGCCCGCAACAAGGGCACCTGTGAGAACCGCCTGACAATCCGGCGGGACGTTCTGGAAAAATCCGTGCTCAACGGTTTGCAAACGCAAATGATGGATCCGGCGCTTTTCAAGGAATTCTGTGACGAGTTCACGCGCGAGATAAACCGTTTGCGGATGGAGAAAGGCGCGGACCTGGCTACCCTGAAATCCGAACTTCCCAAAATCGAGCGCGAATTGGACAAGGCCGTTCAGGCGATCCTGGATGGCTTTGCCAGTTCTGCTCTCAAGACACGCATGGAGCAACTTGAAGCCCGCAAGGCCGAGATCGAAGCACGGCTGGCCGAGGCCCCTTCCCCGCCTCCACTCCTTCATCCGAACATGGCGGAACTTTACCGCCAGAAGATTGCGATGCTCCAAGACAGCCTGCAGAACGAAGCCACCGGGATGCGGGCTAAGGAAGCCATTCGCTCTCTGATCACGCGGATCCGCCTTATTCCGGAGAATGGTACGCTTGGGATTTTCCTTGAAGGGGATTTAGCTGCAATGCTGGGATTTGCCACGAACAAAAAGAACGCCACGCATCACCCTGATGCTGGCGTTCTTAATAAGTTCTTGGTGCAGGATTCAATGGTTGCGGGGGCAGGATTTGAACCTGCGGCCTTCAGGTTATGA
- a CDS encoding LexA family transcriptional regulator, translated as MDEQIRLMRERGERLREAAQSIGITHAAKAAGVPYTTLRDYMNGGEMKFSAISSLARVCGVSLDWLAFGNGTGPGTDNPDGTASTTRQIVIPWHDNHEDGLRIGRDWLQSAIPRDLSALCLMTSEGDAMEPTLASGDLVIVDRSVTTVTASALYALESSGTLMIRRLDPRLGGGVRVIADNHRYPPQDIEENRLDCFRLLGEVVWTGGVPGP; from the coding sequence ATGGATGAACAGATCCGCCTGATGCGCGAGCGTGGCGAGCGTCTGCGTGAAGCCGCCCAGAGCATCGGCATCACCCATGCTGCAAAGGCAGCCGGCGTCCCCTACACAACCCTGCGTGACTACATGAACGGCGGCGAGATGAAGTTCTCCGCCATTTCCTCACTGGCCCGCGTCTGTGGCGTCTCCCTGGACTGGCTGGCCTTTGGCAACGGCACAGGCCCCGGAACCGACAATCCGGACGGAACAGCCAGCACCACCCGGCAGATTGTCATCCCCTGGCACGACAATCACGAGGACGGCCTGCGGATCGGTCGTGACTGGCTGCAGAGCGCCATCCCCCGTGATCTCTCGGCCCTCTGCCTGATGACCAGCGAGGGCGATGCGATGGAGCCCACGCTGGCTTCGGGCGATCTGGTGATCGTCGACCGCAGCGTGACGACCGTCACGGCCAGCGCCCTCTATGCGCTGGAAAGCAGCGGCACGCTGATGATCCGCCGCCTCGATCCCCGTCTGGGCGGCGGCGTGCGGGTCATAGCCGACAACCATCGCTATCCGCCACAGGATATCGAAGAAAATAGACTGGACTGCTTCCGGCTTCTGGGTGAAGTTGTGTGGACCGGTGGCGTGCCCGGACCGTGA
- a CDS encoding ATP-binding protein, whose product MTDTPPNTLRNDRIGGGGAATSAGIRFQQQLGALISSWILAGDRFDESFRLGAATPEWVRFETEAPVDDLLVKTSNGGFVAIQAKTTASLSDDAGSPLGKTITQFVRHWHASNQGDGSMDWNRPLDPARDRLVLAVGPQASAQIRYDLPAALRLASQSGGGALNDAQQRAYEVFASHVKRAWESITKDPFDSVLLADLSKLVTVFEFDGARGPALAGGSLVKAFGLDFDAGVAFTVLTDLSGRLMKERGGGDLVTWRNLLAGNGIALGAAPEYRDDIEALKRHSKRISEALGAYEKIEVDSGAPLTVQRDCQSAVEDAVRSGPLLIIGEPGTGKSGVMNALAKTLSASGADVLELAVDRYSVESLEGLSLELGLKRPLLEVLEAWDGSEPAYLVVDALDATRGGRGEGVFRSLIERVLELKGRWNVVASIRNFDLRMGHQFRALFKGAPPDRLLADPTFAGVRHIQVPSWSAEEFDQLLCRAPALADYLAQAPTRLRDLAMVPFNTRLLSELITGGAVGGLGQVSSQADLLRLYWEHRVDGHGLPARTSLSRVVQLMIKARALRAPVLQAAGNDPAMIDILCKEGVLVVVDGDRWVQFRHHLIFDYAAAQLALEPSNIVSGAYRFSKAEALGLMLSPALGFVLREIWETETDHARFWIALGRLINDEDGDPIIRSTAGRLGAEFPTAAEDCLWLCDLAISGDATAPNTLSHVSGALVVRLEDEKNVPIEPWVFLAARMAEKPGPVAGTLRFLLHNLIERIKDGPLTPMLGEAARALLAHGLAQQNVEFIVRSAIGFVIDTYVTDIAASRLLLAKLFTRERLNRFGHEEVPTICYKIAAIGAADPEFVTVIYRVVFDYEVTEDRQTQLGQSRILNLTSNTRQDYNGARWSLGAYLPQFLEYQPRAAVKAVVAALDGYLRRVHPISEGALDVQLDISGRTIRLREDHSYIWAHNPDDQYASDAKSLVLKLRTRLRDASEPDAAILADLLINECTSAIFWSRLFLCAVERGDSLIDRVWPFAAAEPFLVLPDTRKDAIDVVAAGFRRRSLDEQEAFERAALSFNFERFTYRDDARRGFLERVFTAIGRDNLTTDEAREIVDAKAQDVAVDNKRLFVIQSSVVDADDFHWMENVDRAAPENATVIAAINAAKTQLRLEPGSDEIPSASLAEALAPLVAIQSALAADTPNADLRQYAEAIIGQGCHVIVSRKLLASEPAPTPDQDALFLDLWGIAAHSASPEFNDATEEQFEKSAAWGGPAARVEAAEAAFDLVYQRPDLYHVIYPLAEPLLTDPHPAVRLNAAVRIRRIWDIDREHFWQLIAQVLENEQNLTVIEHVLGDVVSRLIHSEPARTVTLLLALLHREPAGSDRAHRLCKAIADKLTVLWVTYQSQEAKVVLDSWLATPWEHPDEVRTILTTLRGAIVAGIGDETDKDADLRQRSQALVSTIVDAVNARLGVHMSAPNLDDGQTKEARECAHLIDVAGNTMYHATDAAASKRDNDPEYGHAILNVFFRENADLLKHISTYATPHTTYQLLQLVERLMNVDPAGAFDLAVSALRAGRQSDYQNESLGVDLLVNLVGVFLADHKEIFEDADRRAALVECLEIFLEAGWPAARRLLYRLPELIQ is encoded by the coding sequence TTGACCGACACGCCGCCCAACACTCTCCGAAATGATCGCATCGGCGGCGGCGGAGCCGCGACGAGTGCAGGCATTCGCTTTCAGCAACAGCTTGGGGCTCTGATCTCATCATGGATTCTGGCAGGCGACCGGTTCGACGAGAGCTTTCGGCTTGGCGCCGCGACCCCGGAGTGGGTCCGCTTCGAAACCGAAGCTCCAGTCGACGATCTGCTGGTTAAGACGAGTAATGGCGGGTTTGTCGCCATTCAGGCGAAGACGACAGCATCCCTGAGCGACGATGCCGGCTCGCCGCTCGGCAAGACAATCACCCAGTTCGTGCGGCACTGGCACGCGTCAAACCAGGGCGATGGTTCAATGGACTGGAACCGCCCCCTTGACCCCGCACGCGACCGCCTCGTTCTCGCCGTTGGCCCTCAGGCCTCGGCCCAAATCAGATATGACCTACCGGCGGCCCTACGCCTCGCCTCGCAGTCAGGCGGCGGTGCGCTGAATGACGCTCAGCAACGGGCCTATGAGGTGTTCGCTTCTCACGTCAAACGGGCCTGGGAAAGCATCACCAAGGACCCCTTCGATAGTGTCCTGCTCGCGGACCTATCCAAATTGGTTACGGTCTTTGAGTTCGACGGAGCACGTGGTCCGGCCTTGGCCGGGGGATCGCTTGTTAAGGCGTTCGGTCTAGACTTCGACGCTGGGGTCGCTTTCACAGTTTTGACCGATCTTAGCGGCCGGCTGATGAAGGAGCGTGGTGGGGGTGATTTGGTCACCTGGCGGAATCTCTTGGCCGGTAACGGCATCGCCCTTGGAGCAGCACCGGAATATCGCGACGACATCGAAGCTCTGAAGCGGCATTCCAAACGCATCTCCGAAGCGCTCGGCGCCTACGAGAAAATCGAGGTCGATAGCGGCGCGCCGCTCACCGTTCAACGCGACTGCCAATCTGCCGTCGAAGACGCTGTACGTAGCGGCCCTTTGCTCATCATCGGCGAACCCGGGACCGGCAAGAGCGGCGTAATGAACGCCCTAGCGAAGACCCTGAGCGCTTCCGGTGCCGACGTCTTGGAACTTGCCGTTGATCGGTACTCGGTCGAGAGCTTAGAAGGCCTTTCGCTTGAACTGGGTCTGAAGCGCCCGCTGTTGGAGGTGCTGGAAGCCTGGGACGGCTCCGAACCAGCCTATCTCGTTGTAGATGCCCTAGACGCGACCAGGGGCGGTCGCGGGGAAGGTGTCTTCCGATCACTCATCGAGCGGGTGCTAGAATTGAAGGGGCGTTGGAATGTAGTCGCCTCAATCCGCAACTTTGACCTGCGTATGGGACATCAGTTCCGCGCACTGTTCAAAGGGGCGCCGCCAGACCGTTTACTGGCGGACCCGACTTTTGCTGGCGTTCGGCACATTCAGGTGCCTTCTTGGTCGGCAGAGGAGTTCGACCAACTTCTCTGCCGGGCGCCTGCGCTGGCTGACTACCTCGCACAAGCGCCCACCCGCCTGCGCGACTTGGCCATGGTGCCGTTCAACACCCGCTTGCTCAGCGAGTTAATCACCGGCGGGGCAGTTGGAGGCCTCGGCCAAGTATCATCTCAAGCCGATCTGCTGCGCCTCTATTGGGAACATCGCGTCGACGGCCATGGGCTACCGGCCAGAACTAGCCTGAGCCGCGTGGTGCAGCTCATGATTAAGGCAAGAGCGCTTCGTGCTCCTGTGCTTCAAGCGGCGGGCAATGATCCAGCCATGATCGACATTCTCTGTAAGGAGGGTGTCCTCGTCGTTGTTGACGGCGACCGCTGGGTACAGTTCCGCCACCACCTGATCTTCGACTATGCCGCGGCGCAACTGGCGTTAGAGCCAAGCAACATCGTCAGTGGAGCCTATCGATTCAGCAAGGCCGAAGCCCTCGGCCTGATGCTCTCACCTGCGCTAGGGTTTGTGCTGCGGGAGATTTGGGAGACCGAGACCGACCATGCCAGGTTCTGGATCGCACTCGGTCGCCTGATCAATGACGAAGACGGCGACCCAATCATCCGCAGCACGGCAGGTCGACTGGGCGCCGAGTTTCCAACTGCTGCCGAGGACTGCCTTTGGCTATGCGATCTCGCGATCTCCGGCGACGCCACCGCCCCGAATACCCTGTCGCACGTCAGCGGCGCCCTGGTCGTGCGACTTGAGGACGAAAAGAACGTTCCCATCGAACCTTGGGTCTTCTTGGCCGCACGGATGGCGGAGAAGCCTGGGCCAGTCGCTGGAACGCTCCGCTTCCTGCTACACAATCTCATCGAACGCATTAAGGATGGTCCCCTCACTCCGATGCTTGGTGAAGCAGCCCGTGCGTTGCTGGCCCACGGCTTGGCTCAGCAGAACGTCGAGTTCATCGTTCGATCGGCGATCGGCTTCGTAATTGACACCTACGTAACTGACATTGCCGCGTCGCGGCTCCTGCTTGCAAAGCTTTTTACCCGTGAGCGGTTGAACCGGTTTGGCCACGAGGAGGTGCCGACGATCTGTTACAAGATCGCTGCCATCGGTGCGGCTGATCCCGAGTTCGTCACCGTTATCTACCGTGTCGTCTTCGACTACGAGGTGACTGAGGATCGGCAGACGCAGCTTGGCCAGAGCCGAATTCTCAACCTGACCTCTAACACTCGCCAGGACTACAACGGCGCGCGGTGGTCGCTCGGCGCATACCTGCCGCAATTCCTCGAATACCAACCACGTGCCGCTGTGAAAGCGGTCGTAGCCGCTCTCGATGGCTACCTTCGCCGCGTGCATCCCATTAGCGAGGGGGCTCTGGACGTTCAACTGGACATTAGCGGCCGCACGATCCGCCTGCGGGAAGATCACAGTTACATTTGGGCGCATAACCCGGACGATCAGTATGCCTCTGATGCGAAGAGCTTGGTGTTGAAATTGCGGACGCGGCTTCGCGACGCGTCAGAACCTGACGCCGCCATCCTGGCCGACCTTTTGATCAACGAATGTACATCGGCGATCTTCTGGTCCCGGCTCTTCCTATGCGCCGTAGAGCGTGGTGACAGCCTCATCGACCGCGTCTGGCCGTTCGCGGCAGCAGAGCCCTTCCTTGTCCTTCCCGACACCCGAAAGGACGCAATAGATGTCGTTGCAGCTGGTTTCAGACGACGGTCCCTAGATGAACAGGAGGCTTTTGAGCGCGCAGCCCTAAGCTTCAACTTCGAGCGTTTCACTTATCGCGACGACGCGCGTCGAGGCTTTTTGGAGCGCGTTTTCACCGCCATTGGCCGGGACAATTTGACGACCGATGAGGCTCGCGAGATCGTCGACGCCAAAGCGCAGGACGTTGCAGTCGACAACAAGCGCCTTTTCGTCATTCAATCCAGCGTGGTCGATGCCGACGACTTCCATTGGATGGAGAACGTTGATCGGGCAGCGCCAGAAAATGCTACAGTCATCGCCGCGATCAATGCTGCCAAGACCCAGTTGCGTCTGGAGCCCGGTTCTGACGAAATTCCTTCTGCCTCCTTAGCGGAGGCGCTCGCCCCTCTCGTCGCAATACAGTCAGCGCTGGCGGCTGACACGCCCAACGCGGATTTGCGGCAGTATGCTGAAGCGATCATCGGTCAGGGTTGTCATGTCATAGTGTCGCGCAAGCTGCTCGCTAGCGAGCCCGCACCAACCCCGGATCAGGACGCCCTGTTTCTTGATCTGTGGGGGATTGCCGCCCATTCTGCAAGTCCGGAATTCAACGACGCCACGGAAGAGCAGTTCGAGAAGTCTGCTGCCTGGGGCGGGCCGGCCGCACGGGTGGAAGCCGCCGAGGCCGCGTTCGATCTCGTCTATCAGCGCCCAGACCTCTACCATGTCATCTATCCTTTGGCGGAGCCTCTATTGACCGACCCACACCCCGCGGTTCGACTGAACGCTGCCGTGCGGATCAGGCGCATCTGGGATATCGACCGTGAGCACTTTTGGCAACTCATCGCACAAGTGTTGGAAAACGAACAAAATCTGACGGTCATCGAGCATGTGCTCGGCGACGTAGTCTCGCGATTGATTCATTCGGAGCCGGCGCGGACAGTGACGCTACTACTAGCGCTGCTGCATCGTGAGCCCGCCGGATCAGACCGGGCGCATCGCTTGTGCAAAGCCATTGCCGACAAACTGACCGTTCTTTGGGTCACCTATCAGTCTCAGGAAGCTAAGGTTGTTCTTGACAGCTGGCTTGCGACGCCGTGGGAGCACCCCGACGAAGTACGGACGATTCTGACGACTTTGCGCGGGGCGATCGTGGCCGGGATTGGCGACGAGACCGACAAAGACGCGGATCTTCGGCAGAGGTCCCAAGCGTTAGTGTCCACCATCGTAGATGCCGTGAACGCTAGGCTGGGGGTGCATATGTCCGCACCCAACCTAGATGACGGCCAGACAAAGGAGGCGCGTGAGTGCGCTCACCTGATTGATGTCGCCGGTAACACAATGTACCACGCGACCGACGCAGCAGCCAGCAAGCGAGATAACGACCCTGAGTACGGCCATGCTATCCTCAACGTGTTCTTCCGTGAGAATGCGGATCTCCTGAAGCACATCAGCACCTACGCGACGCCCCACACGACCTACCAACTTCTGCAACTCGTCGAGCGGCTGATGAATGTGGACCCCGCCGGCGCCTTCGATCTCGCGGTCAGTGCCCTGCGGGCTGGACGCCAGTCGGATTATCAAAACGAGTCTCTGGGCGTTGATCTGCTCGTCAATCTGGTCGGTGTCTTCCTCGCCGACCACAAGGAAATATTCGAGGACGCCGATCGTCGAGCCGCGCTTGTCGAGTGCCTAGAGATATTCCTTGAAGCGGGATGGCCGGCGGCGCGCCGTCTGCTCTACCGACTGCCCGAACTCATCCAGTGA